A window of the Streptomyces sp. NBC_00250 genome harbors these coding sequences:
- a CDS encoding DUF5937 family protein, whose translation MPYHLRFGEADTLRIRFAISPLWETHTAVRVLARPRQQGYHLPWMRRIAGAARGLDLGPLHLLMPLHGHSPDFLYPPPIGPAATFEDEIAAVRETDPALALDDFERALAETPGAAATAEGRRMLTDPAGAVGRLADLLQAAWEALIAPEWPRLRALLEADVAYHSRRLADGGLERLLAELHPAFDWAAETSTLRIDSYRGEHVRPLEGQGLVLMPSVFTWPDVVSGFDPPWQPTVVYPARGIGGLWAEPRDRTPEALARLLGRARADVLCALEEPAGTTALAHRLGLAPSSVSSHLSVLRDAGLLTSRRYGHQVLYERTPLGIAVSQPGTD comes from the coding sequence GTGCCGTACCACCTGCGTTTCGGGGAGGCCGACACCCTGCGGATCCGGTTCGCGATCTCGCCGCTCTGGGAGACGCACACCGCCGTGCGGGTCCTCGCGCGACCCCGGCAGCAGGGCTACCACCTCCCCTGGATGCGACGGATCGCGGGCGCGGCGCGCGGGCTCGACCTCGGGCCGCTGCATCTGCTGATGCCGCTGCACGGGCACAGCCCGGACTTCCTCTATCCGCCGCCCATCGGGCCCGCCGCCACGTTCGAGGACGAGATCGCCGCCGTGCGGGAGACCGATCCGGCGCTCGCCCTCGACGACTTCGAGCGGGCACTCGCCGAAACGCCGGGCGCGGCCGCGACGGCGGAGGGGCGGCGGATGCTCACCGATCCGGCCGGTGCGGTGGGACGGCTCGCCGATCTGCTCCAGGCCGCGTGGGAGGCGCTGATCGCGCCCGAGTGGCCCCGGCTGCGGGCGCTCCTGGAGGCCGACGTGGCGTACCACTCGCGGCGGCTCGCGGACGGTGGCCTCGAACGGCTCCTCGCCGAGCTGCACCCGGCCTTCGACTGGGCCGCGGAGACCTCGACGCTGAGGATCGACTCCTACCGCGGTGAGCACGTGCGTCCGCTGGAGGGGCAGGGGCTCGTCCTGATGCCGTCGGTGTTCACCTGGCCGGACGTGGTGAGCGGTTTCGATCCGCCGTGGCAGCCGACGGTCGTGTATCCGGCGCGCGGGATCGGCGGGCTGTGGGCCGAGCCCCGGGACCGTACGCCGGAGGCGCTCGCCCGGCTCCTCGGCCGGGCGCGGGCGGACGTGCTGTGCGCCCTGGAGGAGCCGGCCGGGACGACGGCGCTCGCGCACCGGCTGGGCCTGGCCCCGTCCTCGGTCTCCTCGCATCTGTCGGTGCTGCGGGACGCGGGGCTGCTGACCTCCAGGCGGTACGGCCACCAGGTGCTGTACGAGCGGACGCCGCTGGGGATCGCGGTGTCGCAGCCCGGAACCGACTGA
- a CDS encoding TetR/AcrR family transcriptional regulator, producing MCSRTTNPRSSRTGRPRSTEADTAILEATRAALVELGWSKLTMGDVAGRAGVAKTTLYRRWANKSELVVDAVAVLFDELELPDLGSLQADIEHVVLQFATLLERPETKTALMAVVAESTRDEPLRERIRASIVDRQKRLVLEGRMRAQRRGELPADRDPVAVDATDDLIFDVIAGAVVHRALVSAEPVDEPWVARLSALLVGGLGAAAAAHG from the coding sequence ATGTGTAGCCGCACCACCAACCCCCGCAGCAGCCGTACCGGGCGCCCCCGATCCACCGAGGCCGACACGGCCATCCTGGAGGCGACCCGCGCGGCCCTGGTCGAGCTGGGCTGGTCCAAGCTCACGATGGGGGACGTCGCCGGCCGGGCCGGGGTGGCGAAGACGACCCTGTACCGCCGCTGGGCCAACAAGAGCGAGCTCGTGGTGGACGCCGTGGCCGTTCTCTTCGATGAACTCGAACTGCCGGACCTCGGTTCCCTCCAGGCCGACATCGAACATGTGGTCCTGCAGTTCGCGACCCTCCTCGAACGCCCCGAGACCAAGACGGCCCTGATGGCGGTGGTGGCCGAGTCGACCCGCGACGAACCCCTGCGCGAGCGCATACGGGCCTCGATCGTCGACCGACAGAAGCGGCTCGTCCTGGAGGGCCGGATGCGGGCGCAGCGGCGCGGGGAGCTCCCGGCGGACCGGGACCCGGTCGCGGTGGACGCCACCGACGACCTGATCTTCGACGTGATCGCGGGCGCGGTCGTGCACCGCGCCCTGGTGAGCGCGGAGCCGGTCGACGAGCCGTGGGTGGCGCGCCTCTCGGCGCTCCTGGTGGGCGGTCTGGGCGCGGCGGCGGCCGCGCACGGCTGA
- a CDS encoding glycoside hydrolase family 6 protein, producing the protein MSRRTTTALALTLVSALLLTGCGEDERPGGPVGPPSTRGESASPAGGSPFWVDPESDAAQQVRRYEAEGRTEDARVLRRIADRPVADWPAGDDPVPEITRAVRGAAAENRTAVFVAYNIPHRDCGMYSAGGSHDAQAYRNWIDSFATALGESSAVVVLEPDAVPHIVDGCTPARYHDERYRLLAEAVERFKRQPRTRVYLDAGHPAWIDDPGKLVEPLRRAGLARADGFSLNVSNFQTNDTVRAFGASLSGLLGGTHFTVDTSRNGDGPLPGDGAEAWCNPPGRALGVPPTDRTGDDLVDAYLWIKRPGDSDGTCRGGPAAGTWWPEYALGLARRAKG; encoded by the coding sequence ATGTCCCGCCGCACCACCACCGCCCTCGCCCTGACCCTCGTCTCCGCGCTGCTCCTGACCGGCTGCGGCGAGGACGAGCGCCCCGGGGGCCCCGTCGGGCCGCCGTCCACGCGCGGCGAGAGCGCGTCCCCGGCCGGCGGCTCCCCGTTCTGGGTCGACCCGGAGAGCGACGCGGCCCAGCAGGTCCGGCGGTACGAGGCGGAGGGCAGGACCGAGGACGCCCGGGTCCTGAGGCGGATCGCGGACCGGCCGGTCGCGGACTGGCCGGCCGGGGACGATCCCGTACCGGAGATCACCCGCGCGGTCCGGGGCGCGGCGGCGGAGAACCGTACGGCCGTGTTCGTGGCGTACAACATCCCGCACCGCGACTGCGGCATGTACTCGGCGGGCGGTTCGCACGACGCGCAGGCCTACCGGAACTGGATCGACTCCTTCGCCACCGCGCTCGGGGAGTCCTCCGCGGTCGTCGTCCTGGAGCCGGACGCGGTGCCGCACATCGTCGACGGCTGCACCCCGGCCCGGTACCACGACGAGCGGTACCGGCTGCTCGCCGAGGCCGTCGAGCGGTTCAAGCGGCAGCCCCGCACCCGGGTCTATCTGGACGCGGGCCATCCGGCCTGGATCGACGATCCCGGGAAGCTGGTGGAGCCGCTGCGCCGGGCGGGGCTCGCCCGCGCGGACGGCTTCTCGCTGAACGTCTCCAACTTCCAGACGAACGACACGGTGAGGGCCTTCGGCGCCTCGCTCTCCGGGCTGCTCGGCGGCACCCACTTCACGGTGGACACCAGCCGCAACGGCGACGGCCCCCTCCCCGGTGACGGGGCGGAGGCCTGGTGCAATCCGCCGGGCCGGGCCCTCGGCGTACCGCCGACGGACCGGACGGGCGACGACCTGGTCGACGCGTATCTGTGGATCAAGCGCCCCGGCGACTCGGACGGCACCTGCCGGGGCGGCCCGGCCGCCGGTACCTGGTGGCCGGAGTACGCCCTGGGCCTGGCGCGCAGGGCGAAGGGCTAG
- a CDS encoding MarR family winged helix-turn-helix transcriptional regulator, protein MPKPLSLPFDPIARADELWQKRWGPVPSMAAITSIMRAHQILLAEVDAVVKPYGLTFARYEALVLLTFSKAGELPMSKIGERLMVHPTSVTNTVDRLVKSGLVDKRPNPNDGRGTLASITEKGREVVEAATRDLMEMDFGLGAYDAEECAEIFAMLRPLRVSAQDFDES, encoded by the coding sequence GTGCCGAAGCCGCTCAGTCTCCCCTTCGACCCCATCGCCCGCGCCGACGAACTGTGGCAGAAGCGCTGGGGCCCGGTCCCCTCGATGGCCGCGATCACCTCGATCATGCGCGCCCACCAGATCCTCCTCGCGGAGGTCGACGCCGTGGTCAAGCCGTACGGGCTGACCTTCGCGCGGTACGAGGCCCTGGTGCTGCTCACCTTCTCGAAGGCGGGCGAGCTGCCGATGTCCAAGATCGGCGAGCGGTTGATGGTCCACCCCACGTCCGTGACGAACACGGTGGACCGGCTCGTGAAGTCCGGTCTCGTCGACAAGCGGCCCAACCCCAACGACGGCCGCGGAACGCTCGCCTCCATCACGGAGAAGGGCCGCGAGGTGGTCGAGGCGGCCACCCGCGACCTGATGGAGATGGACTTCGGTCTCGGCGCGTACGACGCGGAGGAGTGCGCGGAGATCTTCGCGATGCTGCGCCCGCTGCGGGTGAGCGCGCAGGATTTCGACGAGAGCTGA
- a CDS encoding DUF6230 family protein gives MKSQVRGGTRWKRFAVVMVPSVAATAAIGVGLAQGALAASFAISGQEFKVKAKSLEGYDFVQYGSVDAGKDLEGKPFAAPVAVSGFSEAYITEMCQSVVTPKVPFIGDVTLQLTAGTEGAKDKNKRVYAKDIYLDVSSLKADAEFKKIDIGVATGALNAEDKNKPGVAPGTPSDRVNLNGFAQRAEEATLNNVEQKAWATTAATFKLPNLSLSLHRGTSKECFQD, from the coding sequence ATGAAGTCCCAGGTTCGTGGCGGAACCAGATGGAAGCGGTTCGCCGTCGTCATGGTCCCGAGCGTGGCCGCGACGGCCGCGATCGGTGTCGGTCTGGCCCAGGGTGCGCTCGCCGCGTCGTTCGCGATCTCCGGCCAGGAGTTCAAGGTTAAGGCGAAGAGCCTCGAGGGCTACGACTTCGTCCAGTACGGCAGCGTGGACGCCGGCAAGGACCTCGAAGGCAAGCCCTTCGCGGCCCCCGTCGCCGTCTCCGGCTTCTCCGAGGCCTACATCACCGAGATGTGCCAGTCGGTCGTGACGCCGAAGGTGCCGTTCATCGGTGACGTCACCCTTCAGCTGACCGCCGGCACCGAGGGTGCCAAGGACAAGAACAAGCGCGTCTACGCCAAGGACATCTACCTCGATGTCTCTTCGCTGAAGGCGGACGCCGAGTTCAAGAAGATCGACATCGGCGTGGCCACGGGCGCGCTGAACGCCGAGGACAAGAACAAGCCCGGCGTCGCGCCGGGCACGCCCTCGGACAGGGTCAACCTGAACGGCTTCGCTCAGCGCGCCGAGGAGGCCACCCTCAACAACGTCGAGCAGAAGGCCTGGGCGACCACGGCCGCGACGTTCAAGCTCCCCAACCTGAGCCTGTCCCTGCACCGGGGCACCTCGAAGGAGTGCTTCCAGGACTGA
- a CDS encoding DUF3817 domain-containing protein produces the protein MKSSVLTRYRVMAYITAVMLLVLCTCMIFKYGFDMGEDVTFGVSQAHGVLYIIYLVFAFDLGSKARWPFGKLLWVLISGTIPFAAFFVERKVVAETLPLVSGARPEPVKA, from the coding sequence ATGAAATCCAGCGTGCTGACCCGTTACCGCGTCATGGCGTACATCACCGCCGTCATGCTGCTTGTGCTGTGCACCTGCATGATCTTCAAGTACGGGTTCGACATGGGCGAGGACGTGACCTTCGGGGTCTCCCAGGCCCATGGTGTCCTGTACATCATCTACCTGGTCTTCGCCTTCGACCTGGGCTCCAAGGCCCGGTGGCCGTTCGGGAAGCTGCTCTGGGTCCTGATCTCCGGCACGATTCCGTTCGCCGCGTTCTTCGTCGAGCGCAAGGTCGTCGCCGAGACGCTTCCGCTGGTCAGCGGCGCGCGGCCGGAGCCGGTCAAGGCCTGA
- a CDS encoding acyl-CoA mutase large subunit family protein: MDADAIEEGRRRWQARYDKARKRDADFTTLSGDAVEPVYGPRPGDTYEGFERIGWPGEYPYTRGLHATGYRGRTWTIRQFAGFGNAEQTNERYKMILAAGGGGLSVAFDMPTLMGRDSDDPRALGEVGHCGVAIDSAADMEVLFKDIPLGDVTTSMTISGPAVPVFCMYLVAAERQGVDPAVLNGTLQTDIFKEYIAQKEWLFEPEPHLRLIGDLMEHCAQGIPAYKPLSVSGYHIREAGATAAQELAYTLADGFGYVELGLSRGLDVDVFAPGLSFFFDAHLDFFEEIAKFRAARRIWARWMKEVYGAKTDKAQWLRFHTQTAGVSLTAQQPYNNVVRTAVEALSAVLGGTNSLHTNALDETLALPSEQAAEIALRTQQVLMEETGVANVADPLGGSWYVEQLTDRIEADAEKIFDQIKERGRRAHPDGQHPIGPITSGILRGIEDGWFTGEIAESAFQYQRSLEKGDKRVVGVNVHHGSVTGDLEILRVSHEVEWEQVRVLGERKERRDDAKVRASIDAMLAAARDGSNMIAPMLEAVRAEATLGEICNALRDEWGVYTEPPGF, encoded by the coding sequence ATGGACGCTGACGCCATCGAGGAAGGCCGCCGTCGCTGGCAGGCCCGTTACGACAAGGCCCGCAAGCGGGACGCCGACTTCACCACGCTCTCCGGCGACGCCGTCGAGCCCGTCTACGGGCCCCGGCCCGGCGACACCTACGAGGGGTTCGAGCGCATCGGCTGGCCCGGCGAGTACCCCTACACCCGGGGACTCCACGCGACCGGCTACCGCGGCCGGACCTGGACCATCCGCCAGTTCGCCGGCTTCGGCAACGCCGAGCAGACCAACGAGCGCTACAAGATGATCCTGGCCGCCGGCGGCGGCGGCCTCTCCGTCGCCTTCGACATGCCCACCCTCATGGGCCGGGACTCCGACGACCCCCGCGCCCTCGGCGAGGTCGGCCACTGCGGTGTCGCCATCGACTCCGCCGCCGACATGGAGGTCCTCTTCAAGGACATCCCGCTCGGCGACGTCACCACCTCGATGACGATCTCCGGACCCGCCGTACCCGTCTTCTGCATGTACCTGGTCGCCGCCGAGCGCCAGGGCGTCGATCCGGCCGTGCTCAACGGCACGCTCCAGACCGACATCTTCAAGGAGTACATCGCGCAGAAGGAGTGGCTCTTCGAGCCCGAGCCCCACCTGCGCCTCATCGGCGACCTCATGGAGCACTGCGCGCAGGGAATCCCCGCGTACAAGCCGCTCTCCGTCTCCGGCTACCACATCCGCGAGGCCGGGGCCACGGCCGCGCAGGAGCTCGCGTACACCCTCGCCGACGGCTTCGGCTACGTCGAGCTCGGCCTCAGCCGCGGCCTCGACGTGGACGTCTTCGCCCCCGGCCTGTCCTTCTTCTTCGACGCCCACCTCGACTTCTTCGAGGAGATCGCCAAGTTCCGCGCCGCCCGCCGGATCTGGGCCCGCTGGATGAAGGAGGTGTACGGCGCCAAGACCGACAAGGCCCAGTGGCTGCGCTTCCACACCCAGACCGCCGGTGTCTCCCTCACCGCCCAGCAGCCCTACAACAACGTCGTCCGGACCGCGGTCGAGGCCCTCTCCGCCGTCCTCGGCGGTACCAACTCCCTCCACACCAACGCCCTCGACGAGACCCTCGCGCTCCCCAGCGAGCAGGCCGCCGAGATCGCGCTCCGCACCCAGCAGGTGCTGATGGAGGAGACCGGCGTCGCCAACGTCGCCGACCCGCTCGGCGGCTCCTGGTACGTCGAGCAGCTCACCGACCGCATCGAGGCCGACGCCGAGAAGATCTTCGACCAGATCAAGGAGCGCGGCCGCCGCGCCCACCCGGACGGTCAGCACCCGATCGGGCCGATCACCTCCGGCATCCTGCGCGGCATCGAGGACGGCTGGTTCACCGGCGAGATCGCCGAGTCCGCCTTCCAGTACCAGCGGTCCCTGGAGAAGGGCGACAAGCGGGTCGTCGGCGTCAACGTCCACCACGGCTCCGTCACCGGCGACCTGGAGATCCTCCGGGTCAGCCACGAGGTCGAGTGGGAGCAGGTCCGGGTCCTCGGCGAGCGCAAGGAGCGCCGGGACGACGCCAAGGTCCGCGCCTCGATCGACGCGATGCTGGCCGCCGCCCGGGACGGCTCGAACATGATCGCCCCGATGCTGGAGGCCGTCCGCGCCGAGGCCACCCTCGGCGAGATCTGCAACGCGCTGCGCGACGAGTGGGGCGTCTACACGGAGCCCCCGGGCTTCTGA
- a CDS encoding DUF6114 domain-containing protein: MSAETPASRGVPKQDNRFKVWRQTRPFWAGLFTIIGGVPIAYLPYGDMRLGNVTLAMKTTAGSGALIIGVLLITLGFTMWFQAIVRVFAGIATIVLGLVSIPVSNFGGLGVGFLFALIGGGMSVAWAPAPPVEATSEAEHDDEPEASEEATHAHESETEALYAAGVPEQREAEHHATETTIDANGGRNSAG; this comes from the coding sequence ATGAGCGCCGAGACCCCTGCCTCCCGCGGAGTCCCCAAGCAGGACAACCGGTTCAAGGTCTGGCGGCAGACCCGGCCCTTCTGGGCGGGGCTGTTCACGATCATCGGTGGTGTGCCGATCGCCTACCTCCCGTACGGGGACATGCGGCTCGGCAACGTCACCCTCGCCATGAAGACGACCGCCGGATCCGGCGCGCTCATCATCGGAGTGCTGCTCATCACGCTCGGATTCACGATGTGGTTCCAGGCCATCGTGCGTGTCTTCGCGGGCATCGCGACCATCGTCCTCGGGCTGGTCTCCATCCCGGTGTCGAACTTCGGCGGTCTGGGCGTCGGGTTCTTGTTCGCCCTCATCGGAGGCGGCATGTCCGTCGCCTGGGCGCCTGCACCACCGGTCGAGGCGACCTCTGAGGCGGAGCACGACGACGAGCCGGAGGCCTCGGAGGAGGCCACGCACGCGCACGAGTCCGAGACCGAGGCCCTGTACGCCGCCGGCGTTCCGGAGCAGCGCGAGGCGGAGCACCACGCCACCGAAACGACGATCGACGCCAACGGCGGGAGGAACAGTGCGGGGTGA
- a CDS encoding tetratricopeptide repeat protein, which translates to MQPRNMSMSGVVDLAAVKAAGEAKAKAEQTRAEAARQGGTAAVPPSALVIDVDEAGFEREVLQRSAEVPVVLDFWAEWCEPCKQLGPLLERLAVEYNGRFLLAKIDVDANQMLMQQFGIQGIPAVFAVVAGQALPLFQGAVPEAQIRETLDQLIQIGEERFGLTGIVVDANGEGPDGGAAEAAPRVGPYDALLEAAMSALDAGDLAGAVQAYKNVLADDPAHPEAKLGLAQAELLTRVQDLDPAAVRKAAADGPADVTAQIAAADLDLVGGHVQDAFGRLVETVRRTVGEDRDAARLRLLELFEVIGSDDPRVTAARQALARVLF; encoded by the coding sequence ATGCAGCCCCGAAACATGTCCATGAGCGGCGTCGTCGACCTCGCCGCGGTGAAGGCGGCCGGAGAGGCCAAGGCGAAGGCGGAGCAGACGCGCGCCGAAGCCGCCCGGCAGGGTGGCACCGCCGCCGTGCCCCCGTCCGCCCTGGTGATCGACGTAGACGAGGCCGGCTTCGAGCGCGAGGTGCTCCAGCGCTCCGCCGAGGTCCCGGTCGTCCTCGACTTCTGGGCCGAGTGGTGCGAGCCCTGCAAGCAGCTCGGCCCCCTCCTGGAGCGGCTCGCCGTCGAGTACAACGGCCGCTTCCTGCTCGCGAAGATCGACGTCGACGCCAACCAGATGCTGATGCAGCAGTTCGGCATCCAGGGAATTCCGGCCGTTTTCGCGGTGGTCGCCGGTCAGGCGCTGCCGCTCTTCCAGGGCGCCGTGCCCGAGGCCCAGATCCGCGAGACCCTCGACCAGCTGATCCAGATCGGTGAGGAGCGCTTCGGTCTGACCGGCATCGTCGTCGACGCGAACGGCGAGGGCCCCGACGGCGGTGCGGCCGAGGCCGCGCCCCGCGTGGGCCCGTACGACGCGCTCCTCGAAGCGGCCATGTCCGCGCTCGACGCCGGTGACCTGGCCGGCGCCGTCCAGGCGTACAAGAACGTGCTCGCCGACGACCCGGCGCACCCGGAGGCCAAGCTCGGTCTGGCCCAGGCCGAACTCCTCACCCGGGTGCAGGACCTGGACCCGGCCGCCGTCCGCAAGGCCGCCGCCGACGGTCCGGCCGACGTCACCGCGCAGATCGCCGCCGCCGACCTCGATCTGGTGGGCGGTCATGTGCAGGACGCCTTCGGGCGGCTCGTCGAGACCGTGCGCCGCACGGTGGGCGAGGACCGGGACGCGGCGCGACTGCGGCTCCTGGAACTGTTCGAGGTGATCGGCTCCGACGACCCGCGGGTCACGGCGGCCCGGCAGGCCCTGGCCCGAGTGCTGTTCTAG
- a CDS encoding MFS transporter produces MPKHDHPDTTLPGTDPARGTDSAPGTDPAPGTDSAPGTDPARGTDSAPGTDPAPGTDSAPGSVRTPDRPGYRAVFRVREFRVVFVAHLFSLLGVVVSELALTVLVYDLTRSPLLSSLTFALGFLPYLVGGTLLAGLADRLPPRRILVVCDLFCAGCVALMVVPATPVAVLLVLRCAIAVVSPVFNGTRTATLADILGEGDLFVLGRSLLRIVSQSALLTGFAVGGVLLTVVPPRGALAVTAATFLVSALLLRLGTVRRPARAAGKAAASGLSGTWAVLRNRRVRALMVMFWVPPLFAVVPEALAAPYADEIGVSTAALGLLMCALPVGTITGELFAGAFLSAATRSRIVLPLAVTGVLPYLLYAPQPGVALAAVALFLAGATGAYTLGLDAWFVAAVPEEQRGRAMTLMTAGMMTVQGIGMAGAGIAAEFAPVHAVVAGTGVLGTLCLLAAAAELRAAGATEGRDGADRQVPHG; encoded by the coding sequence ATGCCGAAGCACGACCACCCCGACACCACGCTGCCCGGAACCGACCCGGCACGCGGGACCGACTCCGCACCCGGGACCGACCCGGCACCCGGGACCGACTCCGCACCCGGAACCGACCCGGCACGCGGGACCGACTCCGCACCCGGGACCGACCCGGCACCCGGGACCGACTCCGCACCTGGGTCCGTCCGCACCCCCGACCGCCCCGGATACCGCGCCGTCTTCCGGGTGCGGGAGTTCCGGGTCGTCTTCGTGGCCCATCTGTTCTCCCTGCTCGGGGTCGTCGTCAGTGAGCTCGCGCTCACCGTGCTCGTGTACGACCTCACCCGCTCCCCGCTCCTCTCCTCCCTCACCTTCGCGCTCGGGTTCCTCCCCTATCTCGTCGGTGGCACCCTGCTGGCCGGGCTCGCCGACCGGCTCCCGCCGCGGCGCATCCTCGTCGTCTGCGACCTCTTCTGCGCCGGCTGCGTCGCCCTCATGGTCGTCCCCGCCACCCCCGTCGCCGTCCTGCTCGTACTGCGCTGCGCGATCGCCGTCGTCTCGCCCGTCTTCAACGGCACGCGGACGGCGACCCTCGCCGACATCCTCGGCGAGGGCGACCTCTTCGTCCTCGGGCGGTCCCTCCTGCGGATCGTCTCCCAGAGCGCCCTGCTCACGGGCTTCGCCGTCGGCGGGGTCCTGCTCACCGTCGTCCCGCCGCGCGGCGCCCTCGCCGTCACCGCCGCCACCTTCCTCGTCTCCGCGCTGCTGCTCCGGCTCGGCACCGTCCGCCGCCCGGCCCGCGCCGCCGGGAAGGCGGCCGCGAGCGGGCTCTCCGGCACCTGGGCCGTGCTGAGGAACCGGCGGGTGCGCGCGCTGATGGTGATGTTCTGGGTGCCGCCGCTCTTCGCCGTCGTACCGGAGGCGCTCGCCGCCCCGTACGCCGACGAGATCGGGGTCTCCACCGCCGCCCTCGGTCTGCTCATGTGCGCGCTGCCCGTCGGCACCATCACGGGCGAGCTGTTCGCCGGGGCGTTCCTCAGCGCCGCGACCCGCTCCCGGATCGTGCTGCCGCTCGCGGTGACCGGCGTCCTGCCCTATCTGCTGTACGCCCCCCAGCCCGGCGTCGCCCTCGCGGCCGTCGCCCTCTTCCTGGCGGGCGCCACCGGCGCGTACACCCTCGGTCTCGACGCCTGGTTCGTCGCCGCCGTCCCGGAGGAGCAGCGGGGCAGGGCCATGACCCTGATGACGGCGGGGATGATGACCGTCCAGGGGATCGGCATGGCCGGGGCGGGGATCGCGGCCGAGTTCGCCCCCGTGCACGCGGTCGTCGCGGGCACGGGAGTCCTCGGCACGCTCTGTCTCCTCGCCGCCGCGGCCGAACTGCGGGCGGCCGGGGCGACCGAGGGACGAGACGGGGCTGACCGCCAAGTTCCCCATGGGTAA